In Candidatus Mycalebacterium zealandia, one DNA window encodes the following:
- the tkt gene encoding transketolase — MKKTTTMKIVNCVRALSMDAVEKAQSGHPGTPMALAPATFKLWDGFIRHNPANPAWSVRDRFVLSAGHASMLLYSMLHISGYKVSIEDIKKFRRLGGKCAGHPEYGLVPGVETTTGPLGQGAATSVGMAAAGKWLSNRFDKPGFPVAGYNVFSILSDGDMMEGITSEAASLAAHLKLDNLVWIYDDNSITIDGKTNISFSENVKNRFASYGWKVFSVTDANNLTALENAYSKAVKSKIPALVTVKSRIAFGSPGKENTSEAHGAPLGKEEVALTKKFYGIKSAPDFYVPKEVAAYRSSVIKKGKKLEKQWKTLFDRYAKKYPAAAAELKAISKGSAPKGWAHDLPVFNSGDSVATRTCNGKIMEEVSAKIPWFVGGAADVADSTKTNIKAAGDFNAAFRSGRNFRFGVREHSMAAFCNGLALSGLRPYASCYFVFSDYLKPALRLSALMNLPVIYVFSHDSIGVGEDGPTHQPVEHLAALRATPGLDVIRPADGNELSALWPLIVESRKPVALALTRQNVPVLETAARSDNATRGAYIAANCKGKPEIIIIATGSEVAPCIGAHKKLLKAGVKSRVVSMPSWEIFDRQPATYKNRVLPPSVKTRLSVEAASTLGWERHTGSGEQTFCLGVDTFGESAPGNDVMKELGFDEKNIFSIAKKLIRKK, encoded by the coding sequence ATGAAAAAAACCACGACAATGAAGATTGTTAATTGCGTCAGAGCTCTTTCAATGGACGCCGTTGAAAAAGCGCAGTCGGGGCATCCCGGCACGCCCATGGCGCTTGCCCCCGCCACCTTCAAATTGTGGGACGGATTTATCAGGCACAACCCGGCAAACCCCGCATGGAGCGTGCGCGACCGCTTCGTGCTCTCCGCCGGACACGCCTCAATGCTTTTATATTCAATGCTTCACATATCCGGCTACAAGGTTTCCATTGAGGACATAAAAAAGTTCCGGCGGCTTGGAGGAAAATGCGCGGGGCACCCCGAATACGGGCTTGTTCCCGGAGTTGAAACCACGACAGGCCCCCTCGGGCAGGGAGCGGCAACCTCGGTCGGAATGGCGGCGGCGGGGAAATGGCTTTCAAACCGCTTTGACAAGCCCGGTTTTCCGGTCGCGGGATACAATGTTTTTTCCATCTTAAGCGATGGCGATATGATGGAGGGAATTACCTCCGAAGCCGCCTCACTCGCGGCGCACCTAAAACTGGACAACCTGGTCTGGATTTACGACGACAACAGCATCACGATTGACGGCAAAACTAACATTTCGTTCTCCGAAAACGTCAAAAACAGATTTGCCTCTTATGGATGGAAGGTTTTCAGCGTGACGGATGCGAACAATCTTACCGCTCTTGAAAACGCATATTCCAAAGCCGTAAAAAGCAAAATACCCGCGCTTGTTACAGTAAAAAGCCGCATAGCCTTCGGTAGCCCCGGCAAGGAAAACACTTCGGAAGCGCACGGCGCGCCGCTCGGCAAGGAAGAAGTGGCTCTGACGAAAAAGTTTTACGGAATCAAATCCGCGCCGGATTTTTATGTTCCGAAAGAAGTCGCCGCCTACCGCTCATCGGTCATAAAAAAAGGGAAGAAACTTGAAAAACAGTGGAAGACGCTTTTTGACAGATACGCGAAAAAATACCCGGCGGCGGCGGCCGAATTAAAAGCAATTTCCAAAGGCTCCGCTCCAAAGGGCTGGGCGCACGACCTGCCGGTTTTCAACAGCGGCGACTCTGTTGCCACAAGAACTTGCAACGGCAAAATCATGGAGGAAGTAAGCGCGAAAATTCCATGGTTTGTCGGGGGCGCGGCGGATGTAGCGGACTCAACAAAAACAAACATCAAAGCCGCCGGAGACTTTAACGCCGCATTCCGAAGCGGGAGAAACTTCCGCTTCGGAGTACGCGAGCACTCAATGGCGGCATTCTGCAACGGTCTCGCTCTCAGCGGGCTCAGGCCCTACGCTTCGTGTTACTTCGTTTTTTCGGACTATCTAAAACCCGCATTGCGCCTGTCAGCGCTTATGAATTTGCCGGTCATCTACGTGTTTTCGCACGACAGTATCGGTGTCGGCGAAGACGGACCCACTCACCAGCCCGTTGAGCATCTGGCCGCGCTGAGAGCCACTCCGGGACTTGACGTCATAAGGCCTGCGGACGGGAATGAACTTAGCGCGCTGTGGCCCCTAATAGTTGAATCGCGCAAACCGGTCGCGCTTGCGCTGACGCGGCAGAACGTTCCGGTTCTGGAAACGGCGGCGCGTTCGGATAACGCGACGCGCGGCGCGTATATAGCGGCGAACTGCAAGGGCAAGCCGGAAATCATAATTATTGCTACCGGGTCGGAAGTAGCGCCATGCATTGGCGCTCACAAAAAACTCCTCAAGGCGGGCGTGAAATCGCGGGTCGTAAGCATGCCCAGTTGGGAAATCTTTGACCGCCAGCCCGCAACTTACAAAAACCGCGTGCTTCCGCCTTCGGTAAAAACGCGCCTTTCGGTTGAAGCGGCTTCAACACTCGGCTGGGAAAGGCACACGGGGTCGGGGGAACAAACCTTCTGTCTCGGAGTCGACACTTTCGGCGAATCCGCTCCGGGCAATGATGTTATGAAGGAACTCGGATTTGATGAAAAAAACATCTTCTCCATCGCGAAAAAACTTATTCGGAAAAAATGA
- a CDS encoding TSUP family transporter — protein sequence MAEFLSAEVAEFFPQVFLFLIGVAVGVINVTAGGGSALTLPVLIFLGLDGGEANGTNRLSILIQNISASASFSKERVADLRHSLKLSLLTLPGMVCGVFAAVTIDDEMFKKIVAIAIMVVAASMFLPSLKAGGEARGKRGWLIYPGLVAAGFYGGFIQVGVGLVIMALLFHLVGGSIASVNARKIFIVLIYTIPAVCIFFYFGDVDILKGLNLAAGSALGGWWGAKLSVRKGAKAVRYFLVVAIVLSGLKLLGFL from the coding sequence ATGGCGGAGTTTCTTTCCGCTGAAGTTGCGGAGTTTTTTCCGCAGGTTTTTCTTTTTCTCATCGGAGTTGCGGTTGGAGTCATAAATGTTACGGCGGGCGGAGGCTCGGCGCTAACCCTGCCGGTTCTTATTTTTCTCGGTCTGGACGGAGGCGAAGCGAACGGAACAAACCGCCTTTCAATCCTGATTCAGAATATATCGGCAAGCGCGTCTTTCTCGAAAGAGCGCGTGGCAGACTTGCGCCACAGTCTTAAACTTTCGCTTTTGACCCTGCCCGGAATGGTTTGCGGCGTTTTTGCGGCGGTAACGATTGACGATGAGATGTTCAAAAAAATAGTCGCCATCGCGATTATGGTGGTGGCGGCGTCAATGTTTCTGCCGTCATTGAAGGCGGGCGGAGAAGCGCGCGGTAAGCGGGGTTGGCTCATTTATCCGGGACTTGTGGCGGCGGGTTTCTACGGGGGCTTCATACAAGTCGGAGTAGGACTTGTGATTATGGCTCTTCTGTTTCACTTGGTTGGCGGAAGCATCGCTTCTGTCAACGCGCGCAAGATTTTTATCGTGCTGATATACACGATTCCGGCGGTCTGCATCTTCTTTTATTTCGGAGATGTTGATATTCTCAAAGGGTTGAACCTCGCGGCCGGCTCCGCGCTTGGCGGATGGTGGGGAGCAAAACTTTCGGTAAGGAAAGGAGCGAAAGCTGTGCGCTATTTCCTCGTGGTCGCCATAGTTCTTTCCGGTCTGAAACTGCTTGGGTTTTTATAA
- the rpiA gene encoding ribose 5-phosphate isomerase A produces the protein MGIHKKKHPVRSFNEKVVRKASSMAVDFVSSGMVVGLGTGKAATFAVEYLAEKVQSGVIGKIVCVPSSIQTAAYAKSLGLTIDNKFKRDSAIDVTIDGADEVDRDFNVIKGGGGAMFREKIVAQESSRNIIVIDKSKLSERIGMICHVPVEVIPFAVGPVCRFISTLGATLMELRKDENGKTFKTDEKNYILDCDFGPIYDPKIIAESLVWRAGIVEHGLFLTTTTDILVSSDEDVEHLRVE, from the coding sequence ATGGGAATTCACAAGAAAAAGCACCCCGTACGAAGCTTCAATGAAAAGGTGGTTCGCAAAGCCTCTTCAATGGCCGTTGATTTTGTTTCTTCCGGAATGGTTGTCGGGCTGGGAACGGGAAAAGCCGCCACGTTTGCGGTTGAATACCTTGCGGAAAAAGTCCAATCGGGCGTCATAGGGAAAATAGTGTGCGTGCCGAGTTCAATTCAAACCGCCGCTTACGCAAAATCACTCGGTCTCACAATAGACAACAAATTCAAACGCGACTCGGCGATAGACGTGACGATTGACGGCGCGGACGAGGTTGACCGCGACTTTAATGTCATCAAGGGCGGCGGCGGCGCGATGTTTCGCGAAAAAATCGTGGCTCAGGAGAGTTCAAGAAATATTATCGTTATAGACAAAAGCAAGTTGTCTGAAAGAATTGGAATGATCTGCCATGTTCCGGTTGAGGTTATACCGTTCGCGGTTGGACCGGTGTGCAGATTCATCTCAACCCTCGGCGCGACCCTGATGGAACTTAGAAAAGACGAAAACGGCAAAACCTTCAAGACGGACGAAAAAAACTACATCCTGGACTGCGATTTCGGCCCTATTTACGACCCGAAAATTATTGCCGAATCTCTCGTGTGGAGAGCGGGAATCGTTGAGCACGGACTGTTTCTCACGACCACAACGGACATTCTGGTTTCATCCGATGAAGATGTGGAGCATCTGCGGGTTGAATAA
- a CDS encoding ATP-binding cassette domain-containing protein: MNGNRGEKNIFTTLRDRKMLSWLAGFIRRRGGFLAAAFILMTCTAALEIAVPYIARHAVDNHISLLWQKNSAGKIVEIASSAPPSRGGKTKRYLVVDTSNPSSKSSKIVERNPELFELARGTAHISEKNLLLLSDGEIKTLRATDMDGIVRLAVIMMLCVVGIFSMSSLSNYLLKVSGEHIIRDIRERTFRRIMSLPQKFFDENPTGRITTRVTNDLNSISDMYSSVVVQVLKDLFLFVGVAVVMFSLDSELALTMIFIVGGTAFVAHFFRRRLRFSHRRIRRSIARLNSFVQESVRGIRIIKDYGREDQNFGRFRETNKENFLANMEQLWVFEVFRPFIEYAAVAAIGIIIWHGGTGVIDGKFTAGTLIAFIYYTRMMFRPVLEVSEKYNILQSAIAATENLYDINEVDPERAGELSSSERGGEMEFQNVWFSYGGGKWVLKNVSFKMSAGEWVAIVGLTGSGKSTMFNLMFRLYEPQRGKILFNGIDTSHADLKWLRSRIAPVFQERKYYEKKDDSRGGALSSGEEQIKNIDEVLAGEPAIVIMDEATSNMDARTEKDSVRKVRDLSLKRGFSLITIAHRLSSVREADRIMVVHNGEIVETGTHSELSAMRGVYNSLDKFASG, encoded by the coding sequence ATGAACGGCAACAGAGGAGAGAAAAACATATTCACCACCCTGCGCGACAGGAAAATGCTGTCGTGGCTTGCCGGATTTATCAGGCGGCGCGGCGGTTTTCTTGCGGCGGCTTTTATTCTTATGACCTGCACCGCCGCGCTTGAGATTGCCGTGCCGTATATCGCGCGGCACGCAGTTGACAACCATATTTCGCTTTTGTGGCAGAAAAATTCTGCGGGCAAAATTGTTGAAATCGCCTCTTCCGCGCCTCCGTCCCGGGGAGGGAAGACCAAAAGATACCTTGTGGTTGACACAAGCAATCCCTCTTCGAAATCATCAAAAATAGTGGAGCGCAACCCCGAACTGTTTGAGCTCGCCCGCGGCACGGCGCATATAAGCGAAAAGAATTTGCTTTTGTTGTCCGATGGCGAAATCAAAACTCTGAGGGCGACGGACATGGACGGCATTGTCCGCCTTGCGGTCATTATGATGCTTTGTGTTGTCGGAATTTTCTCCATGTCTTCGCTCTCAAACTATCTGCTTAAAGTGTCGGGCGAACACATAATTCGCGACATTAGGGAGCGGACTTTCAGGCGCATAATGTCTTTACCGCAGAAGTTTTTTGACGAAAACCCGACCGGCAGAATCACAACGCGCGTTACCAACGATTTGAATTCCATAAGCGATATGTATTCTTCGGTGGTTGTCCAAGTGCTCAAAGACCTGTTCCTTTTCGTAGGGGTGGCGGTTGTGATGTTCAGCCTTGATTCCGAACTCGCGCTGACGATGATATTCATAGTCGGCGGCACGGCATTTGTGGCGCATTTCTTTCGCAGGCGTCTCAGGTTTTCGCACCGCAGAATAAGACGCTCAATAGCGCGACTCAACTCATTTGTGCAGGAAAGCGTAAGAGGAATCCGAATCATAAAAGACTACGGAAGAGAGGATCAAAACTTCGGCAGATTCAGGGAGACGAACAAGGAGAATTTTCTCGCCAATATGGAGCAACTATGGGTTTTTGAGGTTTTTCGTCCGTTTATTGAATATGCCGCTGTTGCCGCGATAGGGATTATAATCTGGCACGGAGGCACGGGCGTCATTGACGGGAAGTTCACGGCCGGGACTCTGATAGCGTTTATCTATTACACAAGAATGATGTTCCGACCCGTGCTTGAAGTGTCGGAGAAATACAACATTCTCCAGTCCGCCATAGCGGCGACTGAAAACCTTTATGACATCAACGAGGTTGACCCGGAGAGGGCGGGCGAATTGTCGTCCTCTGAGCGCGGGGGTGAGATGGAGTTTCAGAATGTGTGGTTTTCCTACGGAGGTGGAAAATGGGTTCTGAAAAATGTGTCTTTCAAGATGTCCGCGGGTGAGTGGGTGGCAATTGTGGGGCTTACGGGTTCGGGTAAATCCACCATGTTCAACCTTATGTTTCGTCTCTACGAGCCGCAGAGAGGCAAGATACTTTTTAACGGCATTGATACTTCTCACGCTGATTTAAAATGGCTCAGAAGCCGGATAGCACCCGTTTTTCAGGAAAGAAAATACTATGAGAAAAAGGACGATTCGCGTGGAGGGGCTCTGTCTTCGGGCGAGGAACAGATTAAAAATATTGACGAAGTTCTGGCGGGCGAGCCCGCGATTGTGATTATGGACGAAGCGACATCAAACATGGACGCGAGAACCGAGAAGGACTCCGTCAGAAAAGTTCGGGATTTGTCTCTAAAAAGAGGATTCAGCCTCATAACTATAGCGCACCGGCTGTCGAGCGTGCGCGAAGCGGACAGAATAATGGTCGTCCACAATGGCGAGATTGTTGAAACGGGAACCCACAGCGAACTCAGCGCCATGCGCGGGGTTTACAACTCTCTGGATAAATTCGCCAGCGGCTGA